The following are encoded in a window of Mycobacterium decipiens genomic DNA:
- a CDS encoding SPFH domain-containing protein → MQGAVAGLVFLAVLVIFAIVVVAKSVALIPQAEAAVIERLGRYSRTVSGQLTLLVPFIDRIRARVDLRERVVSFPPQPVITEDNLTLNIDTVVYFQVTVPQAAVYEISNYIVGVEQLATTTLRNVVGGMTLEQTLTSRDQINAQLRGVLDEATGRWGLRVARVELKAIDPPPSIQASMEKQMKADREKRAMILTAEGTREAAIKQAEGQKQSQILAAEGAKQAAILAAEADRQSRMLRAQGERAAAYLQAQGQAKAIEKTFAAIKAGRPTPELLAYQYLQTLPEMARGEANKVWVVPSDFNAALQGFTRLLGKPGEDGVFRFEPSPAEDLPKPAIAADDEEVADWFSTETDPAIAQAVAKAEAIARKPVESPLGTPPGLTQ, encoded by the coding sequence GTGCAAGGAGCGGTTGCTGGTCTGGTTTTTCTGGCTGTACTGGTGATATTCGCCATCGTTGTGGTGGCCAAGTCCGTTGCGTTGATCCCACAGGCCGAGGCGGCGGTGATCGAACGGCTGGGTCGGTACAGCCGCACCGTTAGTGGGCAGTTGACGTTGTTGGTACCCTTCATCGACCGCATCCGGGCGCGTGTGGACCTGCGCGAACGGGTGGTGTCGTTCCCGCCACAGCCGGTGATCACCGAGGACAACCTGACCCTCAATATCGACACCGTGGTCTACTTCCAGGTCACCGTTCCGCAGGCGGCGGTCTATGAAATCAGCAACTACATCGTCGGGGTCGAGCAGCTCGCCACGACCACGCTGCGCAACGTGGTCGGCGGCATGACGCTGGAGCAGACGCTGACCTCCCGCGACCAGATCAACGCCCAGTTGCGTGGGGTGCTCGACGAAGCGACCGGTCGCTGGGGCCTGCGGGTGGCGCGAGTGGAGCTGAAGGCGATCGACCCGCCGCCGTCCATTCAGGCGTCAATGGAAAAGCAGATGAAGGCCGACCGGGAGAAACGGGCGATGATTTTGACCGCCGAAGGAACCCGGGAGGCGGCAATCAAACAGGCCGAAGGCCAGAAGCAGTCGCAGATCCTGGCGGCCGAGGGCGCCAAGCAGGCCGCGATCCTGGCCGCCGAGGCCGATCGGCAGTCTCGGATGTTGCGCGCGCAGGGTGAGCGTGCAGCGGCCTACCTGCAGGCGCAGGGGCAAGCCAAGGCCATCGAGAAAACGTTCGCCGCTATCAAGGCCGGCCGGCCCACCCCGGAATTGCTGGCCTACCAGTATCTGCAGACGCTGCCGGAGATGGCGCGCGGTGAGGCCAACAAGGTGTGGGTAGTGCCCAGCGACTTCAACGCGGCGTTGCAGGGGTTCACCCGACTTCTGGGCAAGCCGGGCGAGGACGGAGTGTTCCGGTTCGAGCCGTCTCCTGCGGAAGATCTGCCCAAGCCTGCGATCGCCGCTGACGACGAGGAAGTTGCGGATTGGTTCTCCACCGAAACCGACCCCGCGATCGCTCAGGCGGTGGCCAAGGCCGAGGCGATAGCCCGCAAGCCCGTGGAGAGTCCGCTTGGGACACCTCCCGGGTTGACTCAATAG
- a CDS encoding ferrochelatase, with protein sequence MQFDAVLLLSFGGPEGPEQVRPFLENVTRGRGVPAERLDAVAEHYLHFGGVSPINAINRALITELRAALDVPVYFGNRNWEPYVEDTVIAMRDNGVHRAAVFTTSAWSGYSSCTQYVEDIARARVAAGPDAPELVKLRPYFDHPIFVEMFAEAVAEAADTVPAELLGNTRLVFTAHSIPVAADQHWGPHLYSRQVAYAARLVAAAAGYNDYDLTWQSRSGPAQVAWLEPDVADHLGSLTGAGVKAVIVCPIGFVADHIEVVWDLDHELRLQAEAAGIVYARASTPNADPRFARLAAGLIDELRYGREAARVPGLAAVPGCESSINGEPCRPPHCVARVNPARPTAGSH encoded by the coding sequence ATGCAATTTGACGCCGTTCTGCTCTTGTCTTTCGGCGGGCCGGAGGGCCCCGAGCAGGTGCGGCCGTTCCTGGAGAACGTCACCCGGGGCCGGGGTGTGCCGGCGGAACGGCTCGATGCCGTAGCCGAGCACTACCTGCATTTCGGTGGGGTATCACCGATCAACGCGATCAACCGGGCGCTGATCACTGAGTTGCGTGCAGCGTTGGACGTGCCGGTATATTTCGGCAACCGCAATTGGGAACCCTACGTCGAAGATACCGTTATAGCGATGCGCGACAACGGTGTTCATCGCGCGGCGGTATTCACCACTTCGGCGTGGAGCGGCTATTCCAGCTGCACGCAGTATGTCGAAGACATTGCTCGCGCACGTGTGGCAGCCGGCCCGGACGCACCCGAGCTGGTCAAACTCCGGCCCTACTTTGACCATCCGATTTTTGTGGAGATGTTCGCCGAGGCCGTCGCCGAGGCCGCCGACACCGTACCCGCCGAGCTGCTCGGCAACACGCGCCTGGTGTTCACCGCGCATTCGATCCCGGTGGCGGCCGACCAGCATTGGGGTCCGCATCTCTACAGCCGCCAAGTCGCTTATGCCGCACGGCTGGTCGCGGCAGCCGCCGGATACAACGATTATGACCTGACCTGGCAGTCGCGATCGGGCCCGGCGCAGGTTGCATGGCTGGAGCCTGACGTTGCCGACCATCTCGGGAGCCTGACTGGTGCCGGCGTCAAAGCTGTGATCGTGTGTCCGATTGGATTCGTCGCCGACCACATCGAGGTGGTGTGGGATCTCGATCACGAGCTGCGACTACAGGCGGAGGCAGCGGGCATCGTGTACGCGCGGGCCAGCACACCCAATGCCGACCCGCGGTTCGCCCGGCTGGCCGCAGGTTTGATCGACGAACTCCGCTACGGCCGTGAAGCTGCCCGGGTACCGGGCCTTGCTGCGGTGCCCGGCTGTGAGTCCAGCATCAACGGCGAGCCATGTCGTCCGCCGCACTGTGTTGCGCGGGTCAATCCGGCCAGGCCGACTGCAGGATCGCACTGA
- the inhA gene encoding NADH-dependent enoyl-ACP reductase InhA, giving the protein MTGLLEGKRILVSGIITDSSIAFHIARVAQEQGAQLVLTGYDRMRLIERITDRLPEKAPLLELDVQNDEHLATLAGRVTEVIGAGKNLDGVVHSIGFMPQSGMGINPFFDAPYEDVAKGIHISAYSYAAMAKALLPIMNPGGCIVGMDFDPTRAMPAYNWMTVAKSALESVNRFVAREAGKVGVRSNLVAAGPIRTLAMSAIVGGALGDEAGAQIQLLEEGWDQRAPVGWNMKDPTPVAKTVCALLSDWLPATTGDIIYADGGAHTQLL; this is encoded by the coding sequence ATGACAGGACTGCTGGAAGGCAAACGGATCCTGGTCAGCGGGATCATCACCGACTCGTCGATCGCGTTTCACATCGCGCGGGTGGCACAAGAGCAGGGTGCCCAACTGGTGCTGACCGGATATGACCGGATGCGGCTGATTGAGCGCATCACCGACCGATTGCCGGAGAAGGCCCCGCTGCTCGAACTTGACGTGCAGAATGACGAGCACCTGGCCACGTTGGCCGGCCGGGTGACCGAGGTGATCGGTGCGGGCAAAAATCTAGACGGTGTGGTGCATTCGATCGGTTTCATGCCGCAGAGCGGGATGGGGATCAATCCGTTCTTCGATGCGCCCTATGAGGACGTGGCCAAGGGCATCCACATCTCGGCGTACTCGTACGCTGCGATGGCCAAGGCGCTGCTGCCGATAATGAACCCCGGCGGTTGCATCGTCGGCATGGACTTCGACCCGACCCGGGCGATGCCGGCCTACAACTGGATGACGGTTGCCAAGAGTGCGTTGGAGTCGGTCAACCGGTTCGTGGCGCGCGAGGCCGGCAAGGTTGGCGTTCGTTCGAATCTGGTTGCCGCCGGACCGATCCGCACGCTGGCGATGAGCGCGATCGTCGGTGGCGCGCTCGGTGACGAGGCGGGCGCGCAGATCCAGCTGCTTGAGGAGGGCTGGGACCAGCGCGCTCCGGTCGGCTGGAACATGAAGGACCCGACGCCGGTCGCCAAGACCGTGTGCGCGCTGCTGTCCGACTGGCTGCCGGCGACCACGGGCGACATCATCTACGCCGACGGCGGTGCGCATACCCAATTGCTCTAG
- a CDS encoding VWA domain-containing protein → MTLPLLGPMTLSGFAHSWFFLFLFLVAGLVALYILMQLARQRRMLRFANMELLESVAPKRPSRFRHVPAILLVLALLLFTVAMAGPTHDVRIPRNRAVVMLVIDVSQSMRATDVEPNRMVAAQEAAKQFADELTPGINLGLIAYAGTATVLVSPTTNREATKNALDKLQFADRTATGEAIFTALQAIATVGAVIGGGDTPPPARIVLFSDGKETMPTNPDNPKGAYTAARTAKDQGVPISTISFGTPYGFVEINDQRQPVPVDDETMKKVAQLSGGNAYNAATLAELKAVYASLQQQIGYETIKGDASVGWLRLGALVLALAALAALLINRRLPN, encoded by the coding sequence ATGACGTTGCCGTTGCTCGGGCCGATGACGTTGTCCGGCTTCGCGCACTCCTGGTTCTTCCTATTCCTTTTCCTGGTTGCCGGGCTGGTTGCGCTATACATCCTGATGCAGCTGGCACGGCAGCGGCGGATGCTGCGGTTCGCCAACATGGAGTTGCTGGAGAGCGTCGCCCCCAAGCGGCCCTCTCGATTCCGACATGTTCCGGCGATCCTGCTGGTGTTGGCGCTATTGCTGTTCACCGTCGCGATGGCCGGGCCGACGCATGACGTCCGGATTCCCCGCAACCGTGCGGTGGTGATGTTGGTGATCGACGTGTCGCAGTCGATGCGTGCTACCGATGTCGAACCCAACCGGATGGTCGCCGCGCAGGAGGCCGCCAAGCAGTTCGCCGATGAGCTGACCCCGGGCATCAATCTCGGATTGATTGCCTATGCGGGCACCGCTACCGTCCTGGTGTCTCCGACGACCAACCGGGAGGCGACCAAGAATGCGCTGGACAAGTTGCAGTTCGCCGACCGCACGGCTACCGGTGAGGCGATCTTCACCGCGCTGCAGGCCATCGCCACCGTGGGCGCGGTGATCGGTGGGGGCGACACTCCGCCGCCGGCGCGCATCGTATTGTTCTCCGACGGTAAGGAGACGATGCCGACCAACCCGGACAACCCCAAAGGCGCCTACACCGCCGCCCGTACCGCCAAGGATCAGGGCGTGCCGATCTCGACGATCTCGTTCGGCACGCCCTACGGCTTCGTCGAGATCAACGACCAGCGCCAGCCGGTACCCGTCGACGACGAAACGATGAAGAAGGTCGCCCAGCTTTCCGGCGGAAACGCCTACAACGCCGCGACGCTGGCCGAGCTGAAGGCGGTCTACGCATCGCTGCAGCAGCAGATCGGCTACGAGACGATCAAGGGTGACGCCAGCGTCGGCTGGCTGCGCTTAGGTGCGCTGGTGCTGGCGCTGGCCGCGCTGGCCGCATTGCTGATCAACCGCCGGCTGCCGAACTAG
- a CDS encoding nitroreductase family deazaflavin-dependent oxidoreductase, translated as MSKRSQAHSTSLFARAGARVLRSRRLMRAPVWIYQARAGALFGSRILMLEHIGRKTGARRHAVLEVVAHAEPDSYVVASGFGAKAQWFRNIAANPRVRVYAGSRPPAPATARILDQGEADRTLAEYRGRHPRAYEQLKPVLEETLGTAITDTDTPLPMVELRLEA; from the coding sequence ATGTCCAAGAGGTCACAAGCACACTCCACATCCCTTTTTGCCAGGGCCGGTGCCCGGGTGCTGCGCTCCCGCCGTCTGATGCGCGCGCCGGTCTGGATCTACCAGGCCCGCGCCGGCGCGCTGTTCGGCTCACGCATCCTGATGCTTGAACACATCGGTCGCAAAACCGGCGCGCGGCGGCATGCCGTGCTGGAAGTCGTCGCTCACGCCGAGCCCGACAGCTACGTCGTCGCATCCGGCTTTGGCGCAAAAGCTCAGTGGTTCCGCAACATTGCGGCCAACCCGCGGGTACGTGTCTACGCCGGCAGCCGCCCGCCCGCACCCGCAACCGCTCGCATCCTCGACCAAGGGGAGGCCGACCGCACGCTGGCCGAGTACCGCGGCCGGCACCCTCGCGCGTACGAACAGCTCAAGCCGGTACTCGAGGAGACTCTCGGCACCGCGATCACCGATACCGACACGCCGCTACCGATGGTCGAATTGCGCCTCGAGGCTTAG
- a CDS encoding NfeD family protein codes for MPVALIWLIAALVLVGAEALTGDMFLLMLGGGALAASATSWLLDWPVWADGAVFLVVSVLLLVLVRPALRRRLTQAKGAQLGIKALEGKKALVLGRVARDEGQVKLDGQVWTARPLNETDVYQPGESVTVVHIDGATAVVFKSG; via the coding sequence ATGCCCGTCGCTTTGATCTGGCTAATCGCGGCGCTGGTGCTCGTCGGCGCCGAGGCACTGACCGGGGATATGTTCTTGTTGATGCTGGGCGGCGGTGCGCTCGCCGCCTCCGCAACCAGCTGGCTGCTGGATTGGCCGGTGTGGGCCGACGGGGCGGTGTTCCTTGTCGTCTCGGTTCTGCTGCTGGTGCTGGTCCGGCCGGCGCTGCGGCGGCGGCTGACCCAGGCCAAGGGAGCGCAGTTGGGCATCAAGGCGCTGGAGGGCAAGAAGGCACTGGTGCTCGGCCGGGTCGCCCGAGACGAAGGCCAGGTGAAGCTTGACGGCCAGGTATGGACGGCGCGTCCGCTGAACGAGACCGACGTCTACCAACCCGGCGAGTCGGTGACCGTCGTGCACATCGACGGTGCCACGGCGGTGGTTTTTAAGAGCGGTTAG
- the fabG1 gene encoding 3-oxoacyl-ACP reductase FabG1: MTNTATDTATSSAPEGARPAFISRSVLVTGGNRGIGLAVARRLAADGHRVAVTHRSSGAPEGLFGVECDVTDNDAVDAAFKNVEEHQGPVEVLVANAGVTSDMLIMRMSEEQFQKVIDANLTGVFRVAKRASRNMIKKRFGRFIFMGSVVGLTGLPGQANYAASKAGLVGMARSLTRELGSRSITANVVAPGFIDTEMTRAMEPKYVEMAQQAIPLGRIGNVAEVAGVVSFLASEDAAYISGAVIPVDGGAGMGH, from the coding sequence GTGACTAACACAGCCACCGATACCGCTACAAGCAGCGCCCCCGAAGGGGCTCGACCCGCATTCATATCCCGTTCAGTGCTGGTCACCGGAGGAAACCGGGGGATCGGGCTGGCGGTGGCGCGCCGCCTGGCTGCCGACGGGCACCGCGTGGCGGTGACCCACCGGTCGTCCGGCGCGCCCGAGGGATTGTTCGGTGTCGAGTGCGATGTCACCGACAATGACGCCGTCGACGCAGCCTTCAAGAACGTCGAGGAGCACCAGGGTCCGGTGGAGGTCCTGGTCGCCAACGCCGGCGTCACCTCCGACATGCTCATCATGCGGATGAGCGAAGAACAGTTCCAAAAGGTCATCGACGCCAACCTGACCGGTGTCTTCCGGGTCGCCAAGCGGGCATCGCGCAACATGATCAAGAAGCGGTTCGGGCGATTCATTTTCATGGGGTCCGTCGTCGGGCTGACCGGCTTGCCGGGGCAGGCGAACTACGCCGCGTCCAAGGCTGGGCTGGTCGGGATGGCTCGATCGCTGACCCGCGAGCTGGGGTCGCGGTCGATCACCGCCAACGTGGTGGCCCCCGGTTTCATCGACACCGAGATGACCCGTGCCATGGAACCCAAGTACGTGGAAATGGCGCAGCAGGCGATTCCTTTGGGCCGCATCGGCAACGTCGCCGAGGTCGCCGGTGTCGTTAGCTTTCTGGCGTCCGAGGACGCCGCATACATCTCAGGCGCGGTGATCCCGGTCGACGGCGGCGCCGGCATGGGTCACTGA
- a CDS encoding DoxX family protein, protein MRLTSPKAYAVLAAFQAGDAVACAIPLPPIANVLDDLEVPVGIRPVLPMVKAASAIGLLLGTRFPALARLTTAMLTLYFVLAVGAHIRVRDRVVNAIPAASLLALFAVMTVKGPEHS, encoded by the coding sequence ATGCGTCTCACTTCGCCGAAAGCCTACGCGGTACTGGCGGCTTTTCAGGCCGGCGATGCGGTGGCGTGCGCCATCCCGCTGCCGCCTATCGCCAATGTGTTGGACGACCTGGAAGTTCCGGTCGGCATTCGCCCGGTGCTGCCGATGGTCAAGGCCGCCTCCGCGATCGGTCTGCTGTTGGGCACCCGGTTCCCGGCCTTGGCGAGGCTGACGACGGCGATGCTGACGCTGTACTTCGTGCTGGCCGTGGGCGCGCACATCCGGGTACGAGATCGGGTTGTCAATGCGATTCCGGCGGCGTCACTACTGGCGTTGTTCGCGGTAATGACGGTGAAGGGGCCGGAGCACAGCTAA